One region of Anthonomus grandis grandis chromosome 22, icAntGran1.3, whole genome shotgun sequence genomic DNA includes:
- the LOC126748400 gene encoding nicotinate phosphoribosyltransferase-like isoform X1 — translation MTECPLDNNARQFGQNGIIQPLLTDLYQITMAYAYWKSGKTKDHAVFDLFFRKNPFQGEFTIFAGLEECLKFLGKFCYSKSDIEYLRKTLPSSTEEEFFQFLSTLTANEVKLYAMAEGSVAFPRVPLIRLEGPLTVVQLLETTLLTLVNYASLMATNAARYRLAAGNLTLFEFGLRRAQGPDGGLSASKYSYIGGFDGTSNVLAGKLYNIPVKGTHAHAYITSFNGFSELQNTFLNPKDGGKPRDLLKLAVAWKEELLPIFNVISSEANEGELAALISFAIAFPDGFMALVDTYEVQRSGLLNFCAVALALNDLGYCAIGIRLDSGDLSYLSNVARHYFTEISKKYKISWFENMMIMASNDINEETIISLNEQGHKINCFGIGTHLVTCQRQPALGCVYKMVELNHYPRIKLSQEVAKITMPGSKDVYRLYSESGYALVDLLQRSVEPPPETHQKILCRHPFEESKRAYVNPAKVEKLLELYWKDGRIVKSLPNLQDIRSKVMASLKTLRPDIKRHLNPTPYKVAVSDDLYHFIHDQWLKNAPIGELS, via the exons ATGACCGAGTGCCCTTTGGACAACAACGCCAGGCAATTCGGACAAAATGGGATTATTCAACCGCTTTTAACAg ATTTGTATCAAATTACTATGGCGTATGCGTATTGGAAATCCGGCAAAACGAAGGACCATGCGgtatttgacttattttttagaaagaatCCTTTTCAAGGAGAGTTCACAATTTTCGCCGGATTGGAGgaatgtttgaaatttttagggaAGTTTTGCTACTCGAAAAGTG ATATTGAATACTTAAGAAAAACTTTACCATCATCAACAGAAGAagagttttttcaatttttgagcacACTAACGGCAAATGAAGTTAAATTGTATGCTATGGCCGAAGGGTCGGTAGCATTTCCAAG GGTGCCTTTGATCCGCTTAGAAGGTCCTTTGACAGTAGTACAGTTACTAGAAACAACTTTGCTGACGCTAGTAAACTATGCAAg TTTAATGGCGACTAATGCAGCAAGATATCGATTAGCTGCAGGCAATTTAACGTTATTTGAGTTCGGATTAAGAAGAGCACAAGGACCAGATGGAGGATTATCAGCCTCAAAGTACTCTTATATTG GTGGTTTTGATGGTACTAGTAACGTCCTAGCAGGAAAACTCTACAACATCCCCGTCAAGGGAACCCATGCACACGCTTACATAACATCCTTTAATGGATTTTCCGAGCTTCAAAATACATTTCTTAATCCCAAAGATGGTGGAAAACCCCGTGATCTCCTTAAACTGGCAGTCGCTTGGAAGGAGGAGCTACTTCCGATTTTCAATGTGATTTCTTCGGAAGCAAACGAGGGTGAACTCGCTGCTTTGATTTCTTTTGCTATTGCCTTTCCAGATGGATTTATGGCTTTGGTGGATACTTATGAGGTCCAACg CAGTGGGCTTCTTAACTTCTGTGCAGTTGCCTTGGCATTAAACGACTTAGGATATTGTGCAATAGGCATAAGGCTCGACAGTGGGGACTTGTCCTATTTGTCAAACGTAGCACGTCATTACTTTACAGAAATCAGCAAAAAATACAAGATTTCTTGGTTTGAAAATATGATGATCATGGCTTCTAATGATATTAATGAAGAGACTATTATAAGCCTCAATGAGCAGGGACATAAGATTAATTGTTTTGGTATTGGGACACATTTGGTTACCTGTCAAAGACAACCGGCTCTTGGATGTGTTTATAAGATGGTTGAGCTAAATCACTATCCACGTATTAAACTTAGCCAAGAAGTCGCAAAAATCACTATGCCTGGTAGCAAAGATGTTTATAGGTTATATAGTGAAAGTGGTTATGCGCTTGTAGATCTTTTGCAGAGGTCAGTAGAGCCTCCTCCAGAAACACACCAAAAAATTCTATGTCGGCATCCTTTTGAAGAGTCTAAGAGGGCCTATGTAAACCCTGCtaaagttgaaaaattattgGAGTTATATTGGAAAGATGGGAGGATTGTGAAAAGCCTTCCGAACCTACAAGACATCAGAAGTAAAGTGATGGCGTCACTAAAGACATTAAGACCGGACATAAAGAGGCATTTGAACCCAACTCCTTATAAG gTTGCAGTCAGTGATGATTTATACCACTTTATTCACG
- the LOC126748400 gene encoding nicotinate phosphoribosyltransferase-like isoform X2, producing MTECPLDNNARQFGQNGIIQPLLTDLYQITMAYAYWKSGKTKDHAVFDLFFRKNPFQGEFTIFAGLEECLKFLGKFCYSKSDIEYLRKTLPSSTEEEFFQFLSTLTANEVKLYAMAEGSVAFPRVPLIRLEGPLTVVQLLETTLLTLVNYASLMATNAARYRLAAGNLTLFEFGLRRAQGPDGGLSASKYSYIGGFDGTSNVLAGKLYNIPVKGTHAHAYITSFNGFSELQNTFLNPKDGGKPRDLLKLAVAWKEELLPIFNVISSEANEGELAALISFAIAFPDGFMALVDTYEVQRGLLNFCAVALALNDLGYCAIGIRLDSGDLSYLSNVARHYFTEISKKYKISWFENMMIMASNDINEETIISLNEQGHKINCFGIGTHLVTCQRQPALGCVYKMVELNHYPRIKLSQEVAKITMPGSKDVYRLYSESGYALVDLLQRSVEPPPETHQKILCRHPFEESKRAYVNPAKVEKLLELYWKDGRIVKSLPNLQDIRSKVMASLKTLRPDIKRHLNPTPYKVAVSDDLYHFIHDQWLKNAPIGELS from the exons ATGACCGAGTGCCCTTTGGACAACAACGCCAGGCAATTCGGACAAAATGGGATTATTCAACCGCTTTTAACAg ATTTGTATCAAATTACTATGGCGTATGCGTATTGGAAATCCGGCAAAACGAAGGACCATGCGgtatttgacttattttttagaaagaatCCTTTTCAAGGAGAGTTCACAATTTTCGCCGGATTGGAGgaatgtttgaaatttttagggaAGTTTTGCTACTCGAAAAGTG ATATTGAATACTTAAGAAAAACTTTACCATCATCAACAGAAGAagagttttttcaatttttgagcacACTAACGGCAAATGAAGTTAAATTGTATGCTATGGCCGAAGGGTCGGTAGCATTTCCAAG GGTGCCTTTGATCCGCTTAGAAGGTCCTTTGACAGTAGTACAGTTACTAGAAACAACTTTGCTGACGCTAGTAAACTATGCAAg TTTAATGGCGACTAATGCAGCAAGATATCGATTAGCTGCAGGCAATTTAACGTTATTTGAGTTCGGATTAAGAAGAGCACAAGGACCAGATGGAGGATTATCAGCCTCAAAGTACTCTTATATTG GTGGTTTTGATGGTACTAGTAACGTCCTAGCAGGAAAACTCTACAACATCCCCGTCAAGGGAACCCATGCACACGCTTACATAACATCCTTTAATGGATTTTCCGAGCTTCAAAATACATTTCTTAATCCCAAAGATGGTGGAAAACCCCGTGATCTCCTTAAACTGGCAGTCGCTTGGAAGGAGGAGCTACTTCCGATTTTCAATGTGATTTCTTCGGAAGCAAACGAGGGTGAACTCGCTGCTTTGATTTCTTTTGCTATTGCCTTTCCAGATGGATTTATGGCTTTGGTGGATACTTATGAGGTCCAACg TGGGCTTCTTAACTTCTGTGCAGTTGCCTTGGCATTAAACGACTTAGGATATTGTGCAATAGGCATAAGGCTCGACAGTGGGGACTTGTCCTATTTGTCAAACGTAGCACGTCATTACTTTACAGAAATCAGCAAAAAATACAAGATTTCTTGGTTTGAAAATATGATGATCATGGCTTCTAATGATATTAATGAAGAGACTATTATAAGCCTCAATGAGCAGGGACATAAGATTAATTGTTTTGGTATTGGGACACATTTGGTTACCTGTCAAAGACAACCGGCTCTTGGATGTGTTTATAAGATGGTTGAGCTAAATCACTATCCACGTATTAAACTTAGCCAAGAAGTCGCAAAAATCACTATGCCTGGTAGCAAAGATGTTTATAGGTTATATAGTGAAAGTGGTTATGCGCTTGTAGATCTTTTGCAGAGGTCAGTAGAGCCTCCTCCAGAAACACACCAAAAAATTCTATGTCGGCATCCTTTTGAAGAGTCTAAGAGGGCCTATGTAAACCCTGCtaaagttgaaaaattattgGAGTTATATTGGAAAGATGGGAGGATTGTGAAAAGCCTTCCGAACCTACAAGACATCAGAAGTAAAGTGATGGCGTCACTAAAGACATTAAGACCGGACATAAAGAGGCATTTGAACCCAACTCCTTATAAG gTTGCAGTCAGTGATGATTTATACCACTTTATTCACG